In one Siniperca chuatsi isolate FFG_IHB_CAS linkage group LG14, ASM2008510v1, whole genome shotgun sequence genomic region, the following are encoded:
- the pdha1a gene encoding pyruvate dehydrogenase E1 subunit alpha 1a, whose protein sequence is MLTNISNVLRAGAQRNGVAVVMSARTYADFTTQASFEIKKCDVHKLDEAPATEVVMTRDEGLQYYRTMQTIRRMELKADQLYKQKIIRGFCHLYDGQEACAVGIEAGINLTDHLITAYRAHGYTYTRGGTVKEIMAELTGRRGGIAKGKGGSMHMYCKNFYGGNGIVGAQVPLGAGVALACKYLGNNELCVSLYGDGAANQGQIFETYNMAALWKLPAIFICENNRYGMGTSVERAAASTDYFKRGDYIPGLRVDGMDVLCVREATKFAADHCRSGKGPILMELQTYRYHGHSMSDPGVSYRTREEIQEVRGKSDPISMLKDRMLSNNMASVEELKEIDVEVRKEIEDAAQFATTDPEPPLEELCNHMFYNNPPLEVRGTNPWSKLKSVS, encoded by the exons ATGCTGACCAATATCTCTAACGTGCTGAGAGCTGGCGCTCAGAGAAAT GGAGTTGCAGTGGTCATGTCAGCACGCACATATGCTGACTTCACAACCCAGGCTTCCTTTGAAATAAAG AAATGTGACGTCCACAAGTTGGATGAGGCCCCGGCCACTGAGGTGGTTATGACTCGTGATGAAGGTCTGCAGTACTACCGCACCATGCAGACCATAAGGCGTATGGAGCTGAAGGCAGATCAGCTGTATAAGCAGAAGATCATCAGAGGATTCTGCCACTTGTATGATGGCCAG GAGGCCTGTGCAGTTGGTATTGAAGCAGGAATTAATTTGACAGACCACCTGATCACTGCATACCGTGCCCACGGCTACACTTACACCAGAGGAGGGACTGTGAAGGAGATAATGGCTGAGCTCACCG gCAGAAGAGGAGGTATCGCAAAGGGAAAAGGAGGCTCTATGCACATGTACTGTAAGAACTTCTATGGAGGAAATGGAATTGTCGGAGCTCAG GTTCCCCTGGGTGCTGGTGTGGCTCTGGCCTGCAAGTATCTGGGCAACAACGAGCTGTGTGTCAGTCTCTATGGTGACGGTGCTGCCAACCAG GGTCAGATTTTTGAAACCTACAATATGGCAGCACTTTGGAAGCTGCCCGCCATCTTCATCTGTGAGAACAACAGGTATGGCATGGGCACATCAGTGGAGCGAGCTGCAGCCAGCACAGACTACTTCAAGAGAGGGGACTACATCCCTGGTCTCCGG GTGGATGGGATGGATGTTCTGTGTGTTCGGGAAGCAACCAAGTTTGCAGCTGATCACTGCAGATCTGGGAAG GGTCCCATTCTCATGGAACTTCAGACCTACCGCTATCATGGACACAGTATGAGTGATCCTGGTGTCAG CTACCGCACACGTGAGGAGATCCAGGAGGTCCGCGGTAAGAGTGACCCTATCTCAATGCTGAAGGACCGCATGCTCAGCAACAACATGGCCAGCGTGGAGGAGCTCAAG GAGATTGATGTGGAGGTGAGGAAGGAAATTGAAGATGCTGCTCAGTTTGCCACCACGGATCCTGAACCCCCACTGGAAGAACTGTGCAACCATATGTTTTACAACAATCCACCCCTGGAGGTGCGCGGCACAAACCCGTGGAGCAAGCTGAAGTCTGTTAGCTAA
- the LOC122887917 gene encoding uncharacterized protein LOC122887917, producing MENREISNIFHQFWKWTQRNRDDGEQTGAERAALIQHAERLCAAVKARNDAVLERLGLSVLDVTLPSPQPPAFPRRGTKPSRRGRRISPLLDVSSLNVEDIDRNQKSPESLDEEDDSFWDKVLLGSQMAALTCKEAQMANRDQSPTVSISSVYSLSSVDTHTPNELRAISLIRNPVEFTTFKPTPPPPRAVPLSRRRVSRLPVFSAKLSGADKEVADGCRLQSAKNKVEAIVERLERFQLHSVPSPRPPVAAKRTPVVTPLAPTPPTVPQTKRRGSRPGKILRPAKAVSGAGKKTTSDCTLQTANDKKVELQPLTKPAESLSLCFKLLSSDDWMKKMDGLKTMQALAQHHAETLKTKLHEVCLALIEEVKNLRSVVSCEAMNTLAELCVHLQKAMDPEAEGTGRALLLKLAQTTNAFIHQQANLALDAMVQNCSHGRIVSTLLNTGLSHRCVAVRGSMAQHLHLLADSLGAAGILTAGRSFTGRFLIAVSKMSVDAAPEVRHHGQIILQELALHKDFLNLWTKIVPEKERRSLNKILKKAKK from the exons ATGGAGAATCGAGAAATATCAAACATCTTCCATCAATTTTGGAAGTGGACCCAGAGGAACCGTGATGACGGCGAA CAAACTGGGGCTGAGAGGGCTGCATTAATTCAACACGCAGAAAGGCTGTGCGCTGCGGTGAAAGCCCGAAATGATGCTGTTCTGGAGAGACTGGGCCTCTCCGTTTTGGATGTCACCCTGCCCTCACCTCAACCACCAGCTTTTCCCAGAAGAGGTACAAAACCCTCTCGGCGAGGAAGGAGGATCAGCCCTCTTTTAGATGTATCTAGTTTGAACGTGGAGGACATCGACAGAAACCAGAAGAGTCCTGAAAGTTTGGATGAGGAGGATGACTCTTTCTGGGACAAGGTGCTTCTTGGTAGTCAGATGGCTGCACTTACATGTAAGGAGGCTCAGATGGCAAACAGAGACCAGAGCCCAACTGTATCCATCAGTTCTGTGTACAGCCTCAGCTCTGTAGATACTCACACACCCAACGAGCTGAGGGCCATTTCTCTGATTAGAAACCCTGTTGAGTTTACAACATTCAaaccaactcctcctcctcctcgagCTGTTCCACTATCCAGGAGAAGAGTCTCTCGTCTGCCTGTGTTTTCTGCCAAACTCAGTGGAGCAG ACAAGGAGGTCGCCGATGGATGTAGGCTCCAATCGGCTAAAAATAAGGTTGAGGCTATTGTGGAAAGACTGGAGCGCTTCCAGCTCCACTCCGTCCCTTCACCTCGGCCCCCAGTGGCTGCCAAGAGGACCCCTGTGGTGACGCCTTTGGCCCCAACCCCTCCAACAGTTCCCCAAACCAAGAGAAGAGGATCTCGACCCGGGAAGATCCTGCGCCCTGCAAAGGCTGTCAGTGGAGCAG GCAAGAAGACAACCAGTGACTGCACCCTCCAGACTGCAAATGATAAGAAGGTTGAGCTGCAGCCATTGACCAAACCTGCGGAGAGCCTGTCTCTTTGCTTCAAGCTGCTCTCCTCAGACGACTG GATGAAGAAAATGGACGGCTTGAAAACCATGCAAGCTCTGGCGCAGCACCACGCAGAGACCCTGAAGACCAAACTCCATGAAGTGTGTCTGGCCCTCATTGAGGAG GTGAAAAACTTACGCTCGGTAGTGTCATGTGAGGCTATGAACACCTTAGCTGAGCTATGTGTTCACCTCCAGAAGGCCATGGACCCAGAGGCAGAGGGAACAGGCCGAGCCCTGCTGCTGAAACTGGCACAGACTACAAATGCCTTTATTCATCAGCAGGCTAATCTTGCACTAGATGCCATGGTGCAAAACTGCAGCCATGGTCGGATTGTGAGCACTCTGTTGAACACAGGGCTGAG CCACCGTTGTGTTGCAGTAAGAGGGAGCATGGCACAACACCTGCACCTGCTGGCTGACAGCCTTGGAGCAGCTGGCATCTTGACAGCAGGAAGGAGCTTCACTGGGCGCTTCCTTATTGCCGTTTCTAAAATGTCTGTGGATGCTGCACCAGAAGTGAG GCACCACGGACAAATAATCCTCCAGGAACTAGCCCTCCACAAGGACTTTCTGAACCTGTGGACAAAGATTGTTCCTGAAAAAGAAAGACGATCtctcaacaagatcttaaagaAGGCCAAGAAATAA